The Hypanus sabinus isolate sHypSab1 chromosome 24, sHypSab1.hap1, whole genome shotgun sequence genome contains the following window.
agtgacacacacacacgcacacacacggaGTCAGGACAGACAgagccagaggtcaggattgatccCTCAGCCACACCCCCTTGCCCCTATGTGCCCGAAGATTCCTGCAGCCCAGTGCGTGACGTGCTTAGACCCCACGCCTGTGGAGAGTGCTGGCTGCCACATCCCAGACCGGGACGACCAACGGGGGTGGGCCAGGTCCCTGTGCCCCTCTCAGCCCTCAGCCTGCGGGTGGGTGGCCTGGTGGCGACGCAGGTGTGTCCGCTGCACGAAGCCCTTGCCGCAGACGGCGCACTGGAAGGGCTTGCGGCCGCTGTGCAGGTAGCGGTGCTTTGCCAGGCCGCCCGCGTTGCGGAAGAGCTTGCGGCACAGGGCGCACTCGAAGGGCTTCTCCAGCGTGTGGGTGCGCAGGTGCTCCACCAGGTTGCTGGACTTGGCGAACGGCCGCTGGCACAGGCTGCAACGGTAGGGCTTCTCGCCGGTGTGGACGCGCCGGTGCTGGCTCAGGTTGCCCGACGAGTAGAAGCGGCGGGGGCACAGCGGGCACTGGTAGGGCTTCTCGCCCGTGTGGATGCGGCGGTGCCGGGTCAGCTCGAAGGCGCGGGCGAAGCGCTTGGGGCAGGCCGGGCAGCAGTAGGGCCGCTCGCCGCTGTGGACGCGCTGGTGCTGGGCCAGGTACGAGGCCTTGGGGAAGGCCTTGCAGCAGATGGCACACTCAAAGTGGGGGGACAGGCGGGCGGGCAACTCCAGCTGGGGTGGGGGCGCCGCAGGGCCGGCCGCAGAGGCAGCTGGAGCCCACGCCCAGACTGTCGTTGTCATCGTCCAGCGGGCAGGGGGCGACTGCTGCCACAACAAACGCGGCTGCCGGCGgccccacctcctcctcctcatcctccgccggcccctcctcctcttcctccgcTGGTGCATCCTCGACCCCCGCCATCATCATCTGTGAGAAGAGGGGGGGGCTGTCAGTGCTGGATTTGGAGGTGGGAGGGGCAAGATGGGAAaggagagaggcaatggatggAAGAGGGAGACCAAAGGAGGTGCGGATGGAA
Protein-coding sequences here:
- the LOC132380650 gene encoding zinc finger protein 771-like, giving the protein MHQRRKRRRGRRRMRRRRWGRRQPRLLWQQSPPARWTMTTTVWAWAPAASAAGPAAPPPQLELPARLSPHFECAICCKAFPKASYLAQHQRVHSGERPYCCPACPKRFARAFELTRHRRIHTGEKPYQCPLCPRRFYSSGNLSQHRRVHTGEKPYRCSLCQRPFAKSSNLVEHLRTHTLEKPFECALCRKLFRNAGGLAKHRYLHSGRKPFQCAVCGKGFVQRTHLRRHQATHPQAEG